ACCTTCTTGAGCACACGCGTACTGATGTTTGCGCCCGCCACCAGCACGATGGCAGCCGCGGCAAGGTTGTAGCGCTGTCGGGACAGCGCCACGATCACGCAGACGGCTAGTGCCAAGGCGACACCCGCGACCGAGACATAGGTCAGCCAGTCTTGGATGCGCATCGCCGCAGCCGCCGAATGCCCGACCGAGTCCATCAATCGCTCGTCGAGGGCCATGCCGCGACTGGTGCGCAGGGCGCCATAGGTCAGGATTCCCAGGATGACCATCCCGGCGAACTCCATCGCCAGGATGCTCGGCCACGGACCTGGCTTGGACTCGGGGTCGCGCGGACGTCCCGACTCAGGCGGTCCGAATCTCGGTGACTGAGCGGGCTGCTCGGCAAGGGTTGGTGCACTCACGCGGTCTATTCTGGCGCGCCAATCTGGACGCGGGCTGTGACCTTGCTGTGGGCCATTCACTCCCATTCGATGGTGCCGGGCGGCTTGCTGGTCACGTCCAGCGTCACCCGATTGACCTCACTCACCTCATTGGTAATGCGGTTGGAGATCTTCGCCAGGACGTCATAGGGCAGCCGCGTCCAGTCTGCAGTCATCGCGTCCTCCGAGGACACCGGGCGCAGCACGATCGGATGACCATAGGTGCGGCCATCGCCTTGAACACCGACCGACCGGACATCGGCCAAGAGCACGACAGGGCATTGCCAGATATCGCGGTCCAGACCGGCGGCCGTGAGTTCTTCTCGAGCGATGGCGTCAGCACGGCGCAGGATGGCCAACCGATCAGCGGTCACCTCGCCCACGATGCGGATGCCAAGGCCCGGGCCGGGGAAGGGCTGGCGATAGACGATCTTCTCCGGCAGGCCCAGCTCTAGACCGACTTGCCGGACTTCGTCTTTGAACAGTGAGCGCAGCGGCTCCACCAACTTGAACTGAATGTCGTCGGGCAGTCCGCCCACGTTGTGATGGCTCTTGATATTGGCGGTGCCCGACCCGCCGCCGGATTCCACGACGTCCGGGTAAAGCGTTCCCTGCACGAGCCATTTCACGGGATGTTCGTCGTCGCCCCGCTCCGCGACGATCTCGCGAGCGGTCTCCTCAAAGATCCGAATGAACTCAGCGCCGATGATCTTGCGTTTCTGCTCTGGGTCGCTGACCCCGGCGAGCTGTTTGAGGTATCGCTCCTGCGCGTCGACGACGATCAAGTCGGCTCCGGTGAGCTCAACGAAGTCTTCCCGGACCTGGTCGGCCTCACCTTCGCGCAACAACCCGTGGTCAACGAAAACGCAGGTGAGCTGGTCACCAATCGCCTTCTGTACCAACGCTGCCGCGACCATGGAGTCGACTCCACCGGAGAGCGCGCAGATCGCTCGGTCGTCGCCCACCTGGTCGCGCACTTGGTCCACGAGTTCCTCGGCCATATTGGCGGGGGTCCAGGTGGCGTCGAGCCTGGCACCGCGTAGCAGGAAGTTCTCCAACACACGCTGCCCGAAAGCGGAGTGCAGCACTTCGGGGTGCCACTGCACGCCGTACAACTGGCGCTCGTCATCTTCAAAGGCCGCGACCTTGGCACCCGCGGTGTGCGCGGTGACCCGCATTCCCTGGGGTGGTGCGGTCGCCGAGTCGCCATGGGACATCCAGACCGACTGGTCCGCAGGCTGGCCCTCGAACAGGGTCGAGGAGGTGTCCTCAATGGTGGCGGCCGTGGCGCCGTACTCGCGTGCGCCAGTTTGGGCGACCGTCCCGCCCAGGCCCTGACACATCACCTGGAAGCCGTAGCAGATGCCGAAAACCGGTATGCCAGCGTCCAGGATGCTCGGGTCCAGCGTCGGCGCGTTGTCGGCGTAGACCGAGGAGGGACCACCGGACAGCACGATGGCCGCTGGCTTCTTGGCCAGGAGTTCCTCGGCGGGCATCGTGTGCGGCACGACCTCGCTATAGAGCGAAGCTTCGCGTACCCGGCGAGCGATGAGCTGGGCGTACTGGGCGCCGAAATCGACGACGAGGACGGGGTGATTCTGGAGCGCGTCAGTCACGGAGTCAGGCTACCGGGCCCGCAGCTGAGGTCTCGTGGCCGCTCTCAAGGCTGGCAAGTTGCGCCTCGACCTCAGCCGCGACCCTGCGCTCGACCCAGAACGACAGGAACGGCACGCATCCGGCGAGCATCACCAGCACCATTCGACCGAGCGACCAGCGCACCGCGAAACCAAGGATGGCGGTGGCCACGACATAGATCACAAAGATGAGTCCGTGCGGCTGCGGCCACCACTTGAGGGCGTCGTTCTCAAAGCCGTACCAGAGCACCATCTCCGCCACGAGCACCAACAAGCCGATGCCGACGATGAAGGCCATCACCTTGAAAAAGGTCAACTTGGTGCGCGCGCTGGCGACGTCGATGCGTTGAACTGCAGGATCAGACATGGGTTCCTTCGGGGACATCGGGAGCCGGGTGATCGCCCGGCGGTGACTCAGGTGGCGGACTCGAGTGTGCCGCTTCTTGGCGCGCCACCTCATCCAGGTGGTCTTCTCGGACGGAGCGCCACCAAAGGTAATAGGCAAAGAGAGCAAAGACCCACCATTGCAGCGCATAGCCCAGATTGCGCCAATCGAGACCGTCGACCTCCGGCGCGGGCGGCGGAACCGGCTGCATGGCAGACGTCGGCTCTGCCGGGTCCTGCGCGATCACGAACAAGAACGCGTTGTAGACCTCGCCGCCCCACTCGTTGATCAGGGTCGCGACTTCGATCGATCCACGCTGCCCTGGCGGCAACGGACCCACATCAACCGGAGAATCACTCGGCGCCAGCGCCCCTGTGATGCGGACCTTTCCAGCCGGCGGTGGGGCGGCCTGATCTGGATCAGTCACAAACCCGCGCAATATCGGCAGGCGCGCACCAGTGGTGTCGACCACCACAGGAGCCACCACCCAATACCCACGCTCACCCTCCAGCACTCGGCCAGGCACCAAGAATTGTTGATCGGCGTCGTAGGTTCCACTGGTGGTCACTCGTCGCAGCGACCCATTGGACGGGAACGGCTCGTACGGCGCCACGAGCTCATCGAGAGCAACGATCGGCTGACGCGGCCCCTCCCGCAGCGCCTCCTCCCGGGCGTCTTGCTGGGCGACGCCGTACTGCCAAAAGCCGAGCGCAACGAACACCACCGCAAAAACCGTCGCGAGCGCCAGCAACGCCAGATGGCGGGGTTGGCGGGCGGTCTGAAGCACCCCTCCAGGGTAGGTCGGCCCCGCCACACGCGCTCAGGCGGTCGCCGGCATCCCGAGCGAGACTCCCGGAACCCGCGCCGGGCGTTCCCCTAGCCGGACGTAGGCCTTCCCTTGCTCCGGCCGTTCGTCCCGTTCACCCTTCGTCGGCCAGAGCGACGCTGCACGCTCCGCCTGAGCGGTGATGGTCAGCGCCGGGTTGACGCCCAGATTGGCCGAGACCGCGGAGCCATCGACGACGTACAGATTGGGGTAGCCCCACACCCGGTGGTACGGGTCGATAACTCCATGGTCCGGGCTGTCAGAGATGGGCGCCCCGCCGAGAAAGTGCGCGGTCATGGGAATGCCACACGTTTCGGCCCAGGTGCTGCCCGCGATCGTGCGTACGCCGGACGTGGCCTCCAAACGCTCAGCGACCCGAGCGGTCGCGTCGTGGCCCTGGGGAATGTAGGTCGGGTTCGGCGCCCCATGGCCCTGCTCGCTGGTCAGCACCCATCGCCCGAATCGGCGCCGGACTGACGTCGTGAGCGAGTTGTCCAAGGCCTGCATGACCAGCAAGATCACGGTGCGCTCACTCCAGCGGGGGCCAAGCGCACGCAGGCTCGTGACCGGTTCGGCAGCGAATTTTCGTGCGAACTCGGCTGCACGTTGCCGCGGTCGCTTAGAGCTGTCGACCGCAAGAGTTGAGAGCAAGCCCATGAGGTTGGATCCCTTGCCGTAGCGAACATTCTCGACGTGCGTGTGTTCGTCGACGTGAAATGACGTCGTGATCGCGATGCCACGGTCGAGTTCCATCCCGTCGGGAACTGCCACCGACGCGGCCCCTTCGAGGGCCTCGGAGTTAGTCCTGGTCAGCGCGCCAAGAGCGCTCGAGAGCCGGGGAAGACAGCCAGTGGCCCGCATCGTGTGGAGCAAGGACTGCGTACCCCACGTGCCGGCCGCGAGCACCACCTGACCCGCGGTCACGGTCTGCTCCTCGTGTTTTACCCAAGCGCCCGATCGCCTCGTGGTCACCCGGAATCCGTTGTCCGCCAAGGGATCCAACCTGGTGACGGTACGCATTGCCTCGATCCGTACGCCGACCCGTTCGGCCAGGGCCAGATAGTTCTTGCGGAGCGTGTTCTTGGCGCCGGTACGGCAGCCGACCATGCAATTGCCGCATTCAGTGCAGCCCGTGCGCGCTGGCCCTTCCCCACCAAAGAAAGGGTCCGGGACCCGCTCACCTGGAGTGCCGAAGTAGACCCCCACTGGGGTCTTTCGGAAGGTCGAGGCCACGCCCATATCGGCAGCGGTGTCGCGCATGACCCGCTCGACCGGTCCCTCGCAGGGATTCTCTTCGACCACCCCGAGCATGCGCTTGGCCACGGCGTAGTGCGGGTCAAGCTCCGCCCACCAATCGGTGATGTGCCCCCACTGCGGGTCTTCGAAAAAGGGCCGCGGCGGCAGATAGAGCGTGTTGGCGTAGTTGAGCGAGCCGCCGCCCACACCCGCTCCGGCCAGTACCAGAACGTCGGGCAGCTTGTGGATCCGTTGCACGCCAAAGCACTTCAGCGCAGGCGCCCACAGATAGCGGCGCACGTCCCAGGAGGTCTTGGCGAAGTCCTCGTCCTCGAATCGACGCCCGGCCTCAAGCACCAGGACCGAGTAGCCCTTCTCTGCCAGGCGCAATGCCGTGGTGGCCCCACCGAAGCCGGAGCCCACGACCACCACGTCGTAGTCGTGGTCGTCCTGGTGTGCAGATGCGTTCATTACTCCAGCGTAACCTTAGTGTTGTCCGGAGGTCGTCACTCCCGATAATCAGCGATGAACTGCCCGTAGCGCTGCGCCCCGGTGCCAGCAGCGACATCAGACATTCGCAAGACCGTGAGCCCGAGATAGCCCCAGGTTTCGAAGGCATCCTCGATCTGATCCCAGCCGAAGTCGTTCTGCACCCCACCGGACAGCGCGTTTTCGCCCTTGAGTTCAACCCCGGCGTCGTGGGCGCCTTGGCCGATCCAACCGACCAAGGTCTTGGCCCGCGAGTAGGCCGGTGCCGCCGGATCGTCGCCCATCTCCAACGCCGTGAAGTGCATCGTGACGGTGCGGCCTCGCGCGTTAACCCGATCCGCAAGTTTGATGATGCGCCGGTACCCGTGGGCGCTTGACCGGGAGTTCTCGTTGACGCTGGTCTGTACCAACCCGGTCGTCACCTCAGTGGCCCGTGGGTGGACCGGGTGCTCGATCTGCCAGTGAATCCCTGGCACCTTGTAGCCGACCTTGGCCTTGGGGAAGTTATGCCCGAGCGACTTCACCACGGTGTTGAGCATCCGCTTGCCGTGCTTGACCAGGGAGCCGTTGTACCAATCGATGAAGTCGGTGCCATAGCGCGAGTGCCGATAGTCACCACTGGTGAAGAAATCCTCGGCGTCCCGTGGTGGGCGCACCTGCTCCCATCGGTTGAGGTGGGTTCCCCAGGCCCGATTAAGGCGCTTCAGCGAGCCATATTTATGGCGCATTGATCGTTGCAGGTCGTTGACGGCCAGCGGCGAATACGCTTGCAGCGCACCGCGGGTCGGATATCCGGTGTCGGTGTCATGCTGGTTGTACGACGGATAGCGCAGCTCTCCCGACGGGCCGAGGGAGACGTTGATCTCGGTGAAGTCTTTGGCGTATTTCTTGCCATATCGCGCGACGAAGGCCTTGGTGAAATCGCGATATTCGCCCTGGACGAGCGGATCGGCAAAGCCCTGGACGCTCTCCTTCGAGTAGTTTCCCTGCTCGCTGCGGTGCATGAGCCCGGTCTTGGTGACCTTCTGCCCGCGGTAGGAACGGTTGGCGTACTTCGTCCACAACCAACTCGGCAGCAGACTGGTGTAGTCATCCCCGACATTGCCGCCACATTGATGGAACGACAAGATCGGCGCGACTTCAAGGCCGCGCTTGGTGATTTCCTTGAAGACCCGGTCGTAGTAGCTCCACGTGAAGCGATTGTCTTTGGTCTCCACGTCGCCCCACCAGATGTCGACACTGACGGCGTCTACGCCATACCTTTTGACGGCCTTGAGGTCGCGGGTGAAGTCGCTCCAGTCAGTCACCTTCAGAGGCGCCATGACGTTGGCGGTGAACTCCGGGTTTCCGTGAGCGATCGGCCCAGGGACATCACCTGCCGAGGCGGGCGGAGCGAGGTAGGCGGCCGCGGCGAACGCGGTGACGATGGCTGAGCTGACGTACGGTCGCATCGGACTCCCAAACTGGTGGCTAATGCTCGGAATCTCACCACATTTCGAGCATCGCCGCGGCTAGTCGCCCAGAGCGATAGGCGACCGGCCCGCTAGGAGCGCTGGTGCGGCGACACGACGACTTCGATCCGCTGGAACTCTTTGAGGTCGGTATAGCCCGTCGTCGCCATCGCGCGTCGGAGGGCGCCCACCAGGTTGGTGGTGCCGTCGGCGCCCGCTCCAGGACCGAACAGGATCTCCTCCAGATTGCCGAGAGTTCCGACGCTGACGCGTTCGCCACGCGGGAGTTCGTGGTGGTGGGCCTCTGAGCCCCAGTGCAGTCCGCGACCGGGAGCATCCGTGGCCCGCGCCAATGCGGCGCCGAGCATGACGGCGTCAGCGCCACAGGCGATGGCCTTGACGATGTCGCCTGAGGTGCCCAGACCGCCGTCGGCGATGACGTGCACATAGCGCCCGCCGGATTCGTCGAGGTAGTCCCGGCGCGCAGCCGCGATGTCCGCCACCGCGGAGGCCATTGGAGCGTGGATGCCGAGCGTCGCTCGGGTGGTGTGCGCCGCTCCCCCGCCGAAACCGACGAGGACGCCGGCCGCTCCGGTACGCATGAGGTGCAGCGCCGCGGTGTAGGTCCCCGCGCCGCCCACAATCACCGGGACATCGAGCTCGTAGATGAAGCGCTTGAGGTTGAGCGGTTCGGCTCGGCTGGAGACGTGCTCGGCCGAGACGGTCGTACCGCGAATGACGAAGAGGTCGACTCCAGCGTCGACGACCGTGCGCCAGTGCTCCTGAGTACGTTGCGGGCTGAGCGCACCCGCAACGGTCACGCCAGAATCACGAATCTCCTTGAGCCGCAAAGTGATCAGATCTGGATTGATCGGCGCTGAGTAGATCTCACGCATGCGCTGGACATAACGATCGGGAGCCAAGTCGGCGATCTCGGCGAGCAGCGGCTCCGGGGTTTCGTAACGCGTCCACAAGCCTTCGAGGTCTAGCACTGGCAGGCCACCGAGCTGGCCCAACTTCACCGCGGTCTGCGGCGACATCACCGAGTCCATCGGGGCCGCCACCACCGGAGTGTCGAAGTGGTAGGCGTCAATCTGCCAGGAGGTCGAAACCTCACGGGGATCACGCGTACGCCGTGAGGGCACTACCGCAATGTCGTCAAAGGAATATGCGCGGCGTCCACGCTTGCCTCGGCCGATCTCGATCTCATTCACCCGGACAGGCTAGCCCGCGACATCTGAACTGAACGTTGCCGCCTCTCCACTGAAGCACCCTTCGCATCGCCGAGCGATGTTGCCACCCAGCCTTCAGCCCGGACATCACAGGAGATCTCGGCACATCTGTCCGCAGATCCACCGATGGGCCAGCGGTGGCGTTCGCCAGGTCACGGGGCGAATCTATGCATCCGGAAACGTTAACCGACTGGGATCTGGCGGGAGAGAACTTCTCACATCGGGCCCCGCCCAGACCTTAAGAAGCTGATCTACAGAATGCTTGACGATCTCGATATCGCCCTCGCCCTCGCCCGGCACTTTGACTGAGGGGATGCCCGCACCAATCCCCACCTCAACTAGACGCACATTTGAGATAATTCTCATCATCTTTCGCTGGTTAAGCTCGAGAGCGAATGATGTGAGAATGCCATCCTCAACCCAAACTCGCGCACACCCGCTTTTGGGCTGAGAACTCCCCGTGCGCTCACCCTGAAGGGTCGACTTGGCAGCAGCCATGTTCCCGGCAGCTGCGACCGCACGCTGGTAGTCAACCGGAAACACCCACGAACCGTCCGGCAGTTCACTAGAACCGTCATCCGCCACACCCAGAAGCCACAGAAAAGAGTTCATTCCGACATCTGGGAACTCGCCCGCCTCCAAATCTCGGGAAATCCACTGATGATTCTCACCGTCGGGAATCGCCACGTACTCACGATTCCCGACGGTGGCAGTGATGAACATCTCGGTCGCACCGTCTTCGACATTGACTGTCAATGCATTGCCTGTCTCAAAATCGACTAGCGAGCGAAACCAACCTTTAACCGCTTTCGTCTCATGATCCCTAAAATAGGTAGACAAGGCCAATCGATCTTCCAACAAGACTCTCTCGACCAGCCCCGAGACGCCCTCACTGCTCAGCATGAATCAATCACCACTTACTCTTGCAGACCTTATGACAGGTCTTAACCTTAGATCCACATACAGCCACCATGCAAGCAAGTACGAGGTACATGAACCTGAGCTTCGCGCACTTAGCAGCCTTACTAGCACAGTTCGCACCGACGCAGAAGACGACACATTTAAAGTAATCCATCTTGCCCATAGGGGCCAGCGAACTCGCGAGCGCTACCGAGCGCACGTTGAGGACATCGCCCACCCGGCTAGCGGACACCACCTCGTCGATGTCTCCCTCTACCGACTCTAGAGAGACCTTCTCCACACCGCCTTCAAGGTGGAAACTCAGGACGGCGGCCTCTCTATCTCCACGCTCGGCGTGCCCGATAAATACGTAGAGCAATCGCCCACCGTCTCCAGTATCAAAACCCACCGACTTGCTGAGTTTCGTGTCGAAACCCTGCGAACGAGCGGTTTGCAACGCCGCCTTGAACTGAGGGTTTCCTCTAGCCCGCTTCTGGAGCTCACTAAGTCCATCTGGGTCAAGCGCCCCAGCGTCGGCGCTCCCACCAGCGGCCATCGACGGGCTCGCGCCAAGAGCCATGCCTGTCGCTACACCGACACCCAGGCCTGCCGCTCGAAGGAACGACCGGCGTCCATCCCTGGCATCCTTCTTCAGCGCGTCGTGGACAATGCCGGATACGCTCAATGCTCGCCGGATGCCCATGCCTTGGATCATGGCCCAACTCATGGAGGCCCCGCTCAGGAGTTGAGCCCCCTCGCCTCCGTCTACGACCACCAGGTGGGGGCGATTCGGCGCCACTTCACCAGAGTTTCTCAGCAACTCAGTTACCTCAGAGTCCCCGATGGGTCGCACGGTGAGCCACCCTTCGGAAGCCCCCTCGACGCGCTCTGCTATGTCAGAGCACAGCGTGCAACCGTCGTCGTACATTAGGTAATTCGTCACAATCTTCCCCTTTTCCTTGCGACGCACCCAGTCGTGCGTCAATACAGTTGCCCAGATTAGGCTATTAACCCCATCTTGCTCCTTCGATCACCGACGGCGACCCCTACGTTTTAATCGTCATTTGCGACGATTTCCCCTACGAACCTCTCGACATCCATCTCTCTCGCATCATCCGGCTCAGGCAACTCGATCTCCACGTCGCTACCAAGGCCGTCAACTTCCAAGTCGACAACAAAGTCCCCGCCACCCTCAACGTCTGAAACACGGAAGGATGCCTTTTTAATCAACCCGAGCATTATAACGACCTCTCCAGAAACGGTCTCAGAATCCCCAATGTCGGCCTCATCGAGCGACGCCAGAACGCCTTCACGGTTCGCCTCGCCCACCATCTCGATGATCAATGACCGAGACGTCGTGAAATCGATAATGGTCCCACCAGGAGTGGACAACGACGCACGCCCACTGCCACTGGCCTCCGCCCCTAATAGCCAGAACAATAAGGCGACCGGCGACGATCCTGGCCATTCGCTACGCACGGCCGACCAGCGTGGTGATTCACCCACTCGTTCAAGGTAAAGTAGATCTTCATTGACGAGACTCCTCACGGGACCCAAAACGGAACCTTGTCCATCTTCAGAGTCTTCAGAGTCTTCAGCCATTATAAATTTATGAATCATTTCGACTTGTCGTCGATCAATGTTATAGGAAACTGAACTCGTGGATGCAATCGAACCATCAGAGCCCAAAACAAACTGAATCAATTGTCCAGTTGACATTTCCAATGTCGCCCGCGCGGCCCGTCTAATGCCACTCTCGCCATGACTTACTCGCCGATCATGCCCCCAGTTCACGGTACCCCCCGATCGCTCGCTTAGGTCGAGTATGGACCAACCGAGGCGAGCGGTCAAGGGTGGCGCCTTAATTTAAACTTCAACACTTACTTTGTATAAATTGACCTTTCAACGACGCATGACGAGCGAATCGCACTCCACGTCACAAGTTTGACTGGATCGAACATGTGTTCGATCATTGACTGGTGACTCAGACCGCCACCCGATCGCTGACCGACCTGAGAGACCTGCTGCGTCAGCACGAAGACGAGCCGGTTTCTCGTGGGCTGCCCGTCCACCATCACCTCGCGGAAGCCTTCCCTCGCGGCCTGCGCCCCGGCGCGGTCTATCAAGTGAGCGGTTCGACGGCGATCGCGGTCGCTCTGCTCGCCGCGGCGTCCCAGCAAGGATGGTGTGCCGCCGTCGGGCTCCCCGATGTGTCTCTCGAGGCGGCGGCGCGCTGGGGAACGGCTCTCGACCAACTCATCCTCGTCCCCCGCCCCGGCCACGAGACCTGGGATGTCGTCGGCACCTTGATTGATGCGGTGGACCTGATCCTGGTCGCGTCCGCACCCATCGCCCCGGCTCAAGCACGCCGCCTGGAGGCTCGACTCCGCGCTCGGCAGGTTGCGTTGATCGTTCTTGGCCTGTGGCCACAGGCCACCGCGACGATCGAGGCGAAAACCACCGGGTGGGTCGGGCTGGGGCACGGCGACGGATGCCTGACTGAGCAGCACCTCGAGGTCACCGTCACCGAAAAACACCGTCAGCGGACCTCGTACCTGACCGTTCCGGAGCGACCATGACCAGCCCCACGACGCTGAGTCGGCCCCGGAAGGCAGGAGCATCTCCCCTGGCCGCGGCGCCGATACGCGTCCTGCTGCTGTGGTGTCCAGCGTGGTCCATTGCTGCGGCACAAAGCGCCCACGGCATCGCGGCAAGCGCTGAGCTCGCCCTAATCTCCAAAAGCACCGTGGTCGAATGTTCCGCCGCCGCAGAACGCGAAGGAGTCACCGCAGGCTTGCGGCTTCGCCAGGCTCAACATCGCTGCCCCGACATGGTCCTCATTCCCCACGATCCAGATCTTGACCGGCGGATCTTTGAGCCAGTGGTCCAGACAATTGAGGATGTCATTCCCGGCGTCCATCTCGTCCGCCCCGGAGTCGCTGCCGTACGCGCCCAGGGCCCCAGTCGCTTCTATGGCGGTGATCGCGCGGCTGCCGAACGGCTCTTGGAACGAGTGCGCTCTCACCATGTGCACGACGTCCGCCTGGCCGTCGCCGATGGCCTCTTCGCGGCAGAGCAAGCGGCCCGTACCACCACCCCAGAGGAACCCATCGCGATCGTCCCTTCCGGCGGCTCTCCCGAGTTCCTCGCGCCCCTTCCCGTCTCCACCATCGCCACCGATACATTCCCCTCGCGAACAGCAAATCTCCTGCGGCGCTTGGGCATTCGCACCCTCGGCGACTTGGCGGCACTCCCCAGCACCGATGTCCACGCTCGGTTCGGAGCGAGCGGTCTACGCGCCCATCATTTGGCTAGTGGCCACGATGTGCCGGTCCTCTCCCCGCGCGAGATCCCGATCGACCTCAGTGTTCGGGTGGCCTGTGAGGGAGCCGTCGCATCCGATCAGATCGTTGCCGCAAACTCGCCTGCCATCGATCGTCTGCTGTCCCGCCTAGAACAAGACACGGCCGTGTGCACCGCCATCCGCATCACGATTCACACCACAGCGGAGGACTCCGATCGGGTGTGGCGCCACCCCTGGCATTTCACCCATCACGACATCCTCGACCGGATGCGGTGGCAACTGCGCGATATCGGTGCGGCTTCGACCAATGCGCTGCGAGCTGACGAAGGCGGCCAAGACCACGAGATCACCGCCGTGACCGTCACCCTCGAGACTGTCGTGCCTGCCCAACACCAAGCTGAGGGGCTATGGGGGGCCCGGCCAGACCACCACGTCGTGCACGCCATCACCACCCTCCAGCATCGACTCGGTCATGACGGGGTGCTGACCGGCGCCCTCGGCGGCGGCAGGCTGCTGCACGAGCGTCGCCTCCTGCGGCCGTGGGGTGAGCCACCGCCGAGCGCCGCCCAACGACGCCGCGATCAGCCCTGGCCTGGCCACCTGCCTGGACCGGCCCCCGCGCTGGTCTTCGAGACCGCCCACGCGGTCCGCCTGCTCGCTGCGGACGGCACCCCTCTTGTGGTGTCCGACCGCGGCGACCTCAACGCAGCACCAGCCTGGTTCGTCCCACACCCCGGTCGAGCACCCAACGCCGGTCGAGCACCCAACGCCGGTCGAGCACCCAACGCCGGTCGAGCAGGCCGGAGCGCTAGCGGAGGCCGTGTCGAGACCACCCTCGACACCACCGCGGAGCCCAGCCTGGGCATCCTCGCGTGGGCTGGCCCCTGGCCACTTCGCCAGCGATGGTGGCGCCGTGGACCGGCCTACGACCGTGTCCAACTCGTCGATGAGCACCAATACGCCTGGCTCCTGCTGCACGAAGGCGGGCGCTGGTGGGCCGAAGCGAGGTATGACTGATGCCCTACAGCAACCCGCCGATTCCCTGGGCCGAGCTCGAACGGCTCCTCTCCGACGGCACCCACGCCACGACTCCCGCAGGGGCTCCGGCCGATGGTGGAGACGGGCCAGCCTTCACCCGCAAGCGCGCGCCATATCGCCCGAGTGCTCGCCCGCTAGTCGAAGGGCCACATGTCCCCTATGCCGAGTTGCATGCGCATTCTCACTACAGCTTTCTCGATGGCGCCTCGGCACCTGAGGCACTCATCGCCGAGGCCGTGCATCGCCGTCTGACCGGGGTCGCCCTGACCGACCATGACGGTGTCTATGGCGCGGTGCGCTTTGCCGAGGCCGCTGATGCTTACGAGCAACCGCCGCTGACCTGTTTCGGCGCCGAGCTCTCACTGGGGCTCTCCACCCCGCAGCAGGGTGTCGCCGATCCCGAAGGGCAGCATCTCGTGGTTCTGGCGCGAGGCACCGAGGGATATCGGCGGCTCTGTGGCTCTTTGACCGATGCGCACTTGGCCGACGGTGCAGAAAAAGGCCGCCCAATCTATGAGTTAGGGAAACTCTCTGAGAGTGCCGCCGGGCATTGGATGGTGCTTACCGGCTGCCGTAAGGGCGCCGTACGCCACGCGCTAGAACACCACGGACCAGAAGCGGCTGAGCGCGAGATCTACCGTCTCCGTGAGCTTTTCGGCCCCGACAACGTTCTCGTCGAGCTCACCGACCACGGTCTTCCTGGTGATGCCCACCGCAATGATGCGCTA
The nucleotide sequence above comes from Demetria terragena DSM 11295. Encoded proteins:
- a CDS encoding GuaB3 family IMP dehydrogenase-related protein, with the translated sequence MNEIEIGRGKRGRRAYSFDDIAVVPSRRTRDPREVSTSWQIDAYHFDTPVVAAPMDSVMSPQTAVKLGQLGGLPVLDLEGLWTRYETPEPLLAEIADLAPDRYVQRMREIYSAPINPDLITLRLKEIRDSGVTVAGALSPQRTQEHWRTVVDAGVDLFVIRGTTVSAEHVSSRAEPLNLKRFIYELDVPVIVGGAGTYTAALHLMRTGAAGVLVGFGGGAAHTTRATLGIHAPMASAVADIAAARRDYLDESGGRYVHVIADGGLGTSGDIVKAIACGADAVMLGAALARATDAPGRGLHWGSEAHHHELPRGERVSVGTLGNLEEILFGPGAGADGTTNLVGALRRAMATTGYTDLKEFQRIEVVVSPHQRS
- a CDS encoding DNA polymerase Y family protein — translated: MTSPTTLSRPRKAGASPLAAAPIRVLLLWCPAWSIAAAQSAHGIAASAELALISKSTVVECSAAAEREGVTAGLRLRQAQHRCPDMVLIPHDPDLDRRIFEPVVQTIEDVIPGVHLVRPGVAAVRAQGPSRFYGGDRAAAERLLERVRSHHVHDVRLAVADGLFAAEQAARTTTPEEPIAIVPSGGSPEFLAPLPVSTIATDTFPSRTANLLRRLGIRTLGDLAALPSTDVHARFGASGLRAHHLASGHDVPVLSPREIPIDLSVRVACEGAVASDQIVAANSPAIDRLLSRLEQDTAVCTAIRITIHTTAEDSDRVWRHPWHFTHHDILDRMRWQLRDIGAASTNALRADEGGQDHEITAVTVTLETVVPAQHQAEGLWGARPDHHVVHAITTLQHRLGHDGVLTGALGGGRLLHERRLLRPWGEPPPSAAQRRRDQPWPGHLPGPAPALVFETAHAVRLLAADGTPLVVSDRGDLNAAPAWFVPHPGRAPNAGRAPNAGRAPNAGRAGRSASGGRVETTLDTTAEPSLGILAWAGPWPLRQRWWRRGPAYDRVQLVDEHQYAWLLLHEGGRWWAEARYD